AGAGATTTACAGGCAAAACTTGTGGGGAATATTGCATTGGTAGACAGACATGACAATTATACCAGTGTATTAACCATTCTTCGATGGCTTACAACAGGCCAAAAAGAAAAATCAGGAATGCTTCCTGCTGCAGGAGTTTCCGATGAAGAAATCACAGGTTCGGTAAAGTATGGCGAGATTATTGAAAGACACTTTAGCAATAACGACCTTAATAATTTGCAGCCGGAGCTTGTGAAAAATGGAGCGATTGAAATTCGCCCATTTTTAGTACGCGTAGAAAAGGTGGGAAATAAAATATTTACAGTATGGTCTAACCTGATTATCAAGAAAAAAGAGAAACGTCCATTGCTGATAAAATTCTTTAAGGTATATTTGATGGCAGCGATATGGATCATCTCACCTGTCGTTTTAGTTTTACACCTGCTTACAACCCCTATATTTTGGTTTAAAAGACAAAAACAAAAAAGATATTTACAAGGAATTAATTTAAAATAGAATGTACGACGTATTTATAACAAAAGCATCAAAATACTTACCCAATGAGCCGGTAGCGAATGATGAAATGGAGACTTATCTTGGGCTTATCAATGATGCGCCATCCAAAGCAAAATCACTTATCCTAAGAAATAATAAAATCACGACAAGATACTACGCTTTAGATAAAGAAGGAAACCCTACGCACTCTAACGCGCAGCTTACAGCAAAAGCAATCGAAGGACTTTTTGACGAACATTTCAAAAAGGAAGACATGAAATTATTATCCGTAGGAACTACTTCACCAGACCAGATACAGCCTTCTCACGCTTCTATGGTGCATGGTGAGCTGAACATCGGAAAATCTATTGAGATTAATACCTCAACTGGTCTTTGCAACTCAGGAATGAACGCCCTAAATTATGGATTCCTTTCTGTAAAAGCCGGTGTACAGGAAAGTGCAGTATGTGCAGGTTCCGAAAGAATGTCTGCATGGATGACAGCTGATAAATTCAACCATGAGGCTGAAAATTTAAAATTACTGGAAGAAAGACCTATCATTGCTTTCAAAAGAGAATTCCTGAGATGGATGCTTTCTGACGGAGCGGGTGCTTTCCTTTTGCAAAACAAACCGAGAGAAAACGGTATTTCTTTAAAAGTAGAATTCATTGATTTCTATTCTTACGCACACGAAATTGAAGCATGTATGTATGCAGGATGTGATAAGCTGGAAGACGGAAGCCTTAAGTCATGGGCTGATTACCCTTCTGATGAATGGTTGAAGCAATCTATTTTTGCCATCAAACAGGACACTAAAATCCTTGATAAATATATCCTTGTAAAAGGAGCAGAAAGTTTAAGATCTTCTTTTGACAAACATAATTTGGATCCGGAAAAAATTGATCACGTATTGGCTCATATTTCTTCAGGTTATTTCAAAGACGGACTGAAAGAAGAATTTGCTAAAAAAGGAATGGATTTCCCTGCAGAAAAATGGTTCTACAATCTTTCTGAGGTTGGAAACATCGGAGCAGGATCTATTTTTATTGCCCTTGAAGAATTGATGAATTCCGGGACATTGAAAAAAGGAGAAAAAGTACTTCTTTGTGTTCCTGAAAGTGGAAGATTCGCTTATTCATGTGCTTTACTAACGGTTTGCTAATGGAAAACAGACTGCCCACATCTGATAAAGATTTCGTAGAAAGCCTTATTCCGCAACGGTTTCCCTTTGTGATGGTTCATGAGCTATCAGATTATTCTGAAAACCATCTTTTATCCGGTTTTGAAATCAAAGAAGATAATCTTTTCATCCAGGACGGATTATTTCAAGCTTCAGGGCTTATTGAGCATCAGGCACAGAGTGTGGCCTTGCATACAGGATATAAATATTATCTGTTGGGGAAAGATGCCCCAACCGGATATATCGGAGCCATCAAATCTTTTGAAGCTGAAATGCTGCCTAAAGTAGGAGATCATCTGAAATCTGAAGTAACAATCCTCAATGAAATAATGGGAGTAACCCTTGTGGATATCGTTACAAAACTGAACGGTGAAGTGATTGCAAAATCTCAAATGAAAACCGCTGTAAAATAAACTGGAAATGGAAATAAAGGAAGAGAATATCATCAATATACACAACTTTTTACCGCATCGCGAACCGATGCTTATGGCAGACTATATTCTGGAACTGACCAAAGAAAAAGTAGTGACTTCCTTTGAAATAAAAGAAGATAACATATTTGTTCACAACAATGAGTTTGCTGAAGCCGGATTAATTGAAAATCTGGCACAAACCTGCTCTTCTATTCTTGGACAAAGCTTCTTTGAAAATCCTGAAGCAGATACAAAAGTAATCGGGTTTATTACCAATATCAAGAAAATTGAAATATTTGCCCTTCCAAAAGTAAATGACAAAATCATTTCCAAAGCCTCACTTATCTCACAGTTTGAGAACATCTGCCACATCTTCTGTGAAACTTTTAATAATGATGAGTTATTGATCAGAGCGGAAATCAACCTGTTTATTCAGGAAGTAAAATCATAAAGATCAATTCAACATAGAATAGAAAAGCTGTACGTTTTGTACAGCTTTTTTTGTTGTTAACCATTTTATATTCTCTAATAGATCAGTGAAAATTTGTGCAATCCATTTGTGCCTTTGTGATTACAATTAAGTTTTAGCTAAAGTCCACTCCCATTTAAATGATTACAAAATCTTTACAATAAAAAATATTTATTTTTTATTTATTTTCAAATTAATCAGATCCACGATAATACAACTGATAACCAAACTGATACAAATAAAGAACCTCATCATACAATGAATTATTTCACGTGAAACATTGGGAAAATCCGTGAAACCCTGATCATCAGAGAGAAACAGTTTTAAACAATAAAAAAGCGGAACATTTCTGTCCCGCTTTTATCATTATTTTTAACAAAAGGATTAATACCCGAAGATCTCTTCAAGAGATACTTCATTAAATTCTCCCATTTTGTTGATAGATTCCATATTCAGGTTTTCTTTCTTACCAATGATGGCGGTATTGTATTGTACAGGCTTCACCTCAGTATTATAGAATCCTGTAAGCTGTGGCAATGTCAATCCCTGAATTTCAGCGTAAACATCTTTTCTAAGATCATAGTCAACCCCTAATTTTTTCAAGGCTAACTGATTGAAGAAAATATTCGTTCTGTTGATTCTGTTGGAAGCGATCTGTTTTAACGCAGAACCTCTTGCATTTTCAAACTGAGCAGGGATTTGTGGTAAAGATACCATCAGATCATTCATAGCATTTACAGCTAAAGGAAGCTTGTTTGACTGTGTTCCGATATAGTTCGTCACATAGTTTGCTTTACCTTTTTCCGAAGCATTAGCATAAGAAACATAAGCTGTATAAGCCAATGATTTACTTTCCCTGATTTCCTGGAAAACGATAGAAGATAGTCCTCTTCCGAAGTATTCATTGAAAACATTTGCTTTCCCGAAATTACCAAGGTTTACTGTATTGGCTTTTGCTACTTTAGACATTTCCATTTGTACCATATCATAATTCGTAAAGTATACCTTTCCTTCAGCAGCCGGTTCAGCATATTCTTTTGCCTGTGATGGCTGAAGGCTTGTATTGATGATAAAAGGCTTCACAGCTTTTTCCAAACCTGCCTGATCCTGCCCGTAAAGAAGCACCTGATAAGGATATTGGTTCAGCGTTTTCACTTTCTTCATTAATTCTACAGCATCAATGCTCTCAAGACGTTCTTTGGAAACAATGTCCGTCATTCTGGAATTTTTACCATATTTAGCATAGTTTGAAAGAGCAGCCATAATTCTCACTTTATCTTTCTTAGCTGCAGCTCTTGATTCCAGGATTGTTTTTACCGTTTGAGCATAAATCGCTTTATCAGCTTTTACATTCGTCATCCAGTGGTTCATCAGCTCTGCACCTTTCTTCATATTGCTTTCAAGACCACTTAATGTAATGATCATCTGATCGTTAGAAGTTCTCAGACTGTAGCTGATTCCCAACTTATAAAATTCTTCTTTCAGCTGTTCCGGAGTATATTTATCCGTTCCAAGATATTCAAAAAGAGTTCCTGCAATAGAAAGTTCTTTATCATTATCTGTTCCGAAAGGGAAAATATAGCTTATCTGAGCGATCTCATTATACTTGTTCTTCACAAAGCTTACCGTCTTATCTTTGATTTTTGAAGTCTGAATAGCTGTTTTAAAATCAATAAATTCAGGCTTGATTTCCGGTACTTTTGTATTCAGAATGTCTTTAAGGAAAGGAGACTGAGCTTCTCTGTTCAGCTTAATAGGTGTAATTCCCGGATTCTGTACACGGACAAGCTTGTCATTCACGCCTTTTTCTTTATAAATAACAACATAATTGTCTTTATAGAAATCGTTGGCAAACTTCACTACATCAGCTTTTGTGATCTTGTCATAC
The window above is part of the Chryseobacterium sp. MA9 genome. Proteins encoded here:
- a CDS encoding pitrilysin family protein, producing the protein MKKFFISVSLFCMISAMAQKFETQKLTDAQGYAYETVKNDQAGVRVYTLKNGLKVYLAKNDDAPRIQTYIPVRTGSNNDPSDNTGLAHYLEHMVFKGTSHLGTQDWAKEKVLLQQISDLYEQHKAEKDPEKKKELYKKIDEVSQEASKYAIANEYDKAISSLGATGTNAHTSLDETVYKNNIPSNELEKWLRVEKERFSELVLRLFHTELEAVYEEYNRAQDNDSRLVFYSLMQALFPKHPNGQQTTIGTSEHLKSPSMEAIHRYFDTYYVPNNMAVVLVGDLDYDKTIKLVDQYFGAFKYKELPMKKMVTEEPMTSIVTRTVKSPTTPRMTIAWRTDSYGTQEARLADVVSEILSNRGDAGLIDLNINQKQKTLGAGAYESPYKMYGTFGLVVTPKEGQSFDEAKKLLMDQLDLVKKGQFPDWMLKAIVNDKKVQRMKSWETADGLATELYDSYINVRTWEQELDEINQYDKITKADVVKFANDFYKDNYVVIYKEKGVNDKLVRVQNPGITPIKLNREAQSPFLKDILNTKVPEIKPEFIDFKTAIQTSKIKDKTVSFVKNKYNEIAQISYIFPFGTDNDKELSIAGTLFEYLGTDKYTPEQLKEEFYKLGISYSLRTSNDQMIITLSGLESNMKKGAELMNHWMTNVKADKAIYAQTVKTILESRAAAKKDKVRIMAALSNYAKYGKNSRMTDIVSKERLESIDAVELMKKVKTLNQYPYQVLLYGQDQAGLEKAVKPFIINTSLQPSQAKEYAEPAAEGKVYFTNYDMVQMEMSKVAKANTVNLGNFGKANVFNEYFGRGLSSIVFQEIRESKSLAYTAYVSYANASEKGKANYVTNYIGTQSNKLPLAVNAMNDLMVSLPQIPAQFENARGSALKQIASNRINRTNIFFNQLALKKLGVDYDLRKDVYAEIQGLTLPQLTGFYNTEVKPVQYNTAIIGKKENLNMESINKMGEFNEVSLEEIFGY
- a CDS encoding dialkylrecorsinol condensing enzyme DarA, coding for MKKNILVIYYSQTGQLEDIVRNIAQPFEAKKEAYDITYYNIQLKEDFPFPWPGDVFFNTFPESYLQIPKEILPPSEEILNKKYDLILFGYQVWYLTPSIPIISFLKSGYAERILKDTSVVTISGTRNMWMLSQEKLKVYLRDLQAKLVGNIALVDRHDNYTSVLTILRWLTTGQKEKSGMLPAAGVSDEEITGSVKYGEIIERHFSNNDLNNLQPELVKNGAIEIRPFLVRVEKVGNKIFTVWSNLIIKKKEKRPLLIKFFKVYLMAAIWIISPVVLVLHLLTTPIFWFKRQKQKRYLQGINLK
- a CDS encoding beta-ketoacyl-ACP synthase III produces the protein MYDVFITKASKYLPNEPVANDEMETYLGLINDAPSKAKSLILRNNKITTRYYALDKEGNPTHSNAQLTAKAIEGLFDEHFKKEDMKLLSVGTTSPDQIQPSHASMVHGELNIGKSIEINTSTGLCNSGMNALNYGFLSVKAGVQESAVCAGSERMSAWMTADKFNHEAENLKLLEERPIIAFKREFLRWMLSDGAGAFLLQNKPRENGISLKVEFIDFYSYAHEIEACMYAGCDKLEDGSLKSWADYPSDEWLKQSIFAIKQDTKILDKYILVKGAESLRSSFDKHNLDPEKIDHVLAHISSGYFKDGLKEEFAKKGMDFPAEKWFYNLSEVGNIGAGSIFIALEELMNSGTLKKGEKVLLCVPESGRFAYSCALLTVC
- a CDS encoding ABC transporter permease codes for the protein MEIKEENIINIHNFLPHREPMLMADYILELTKEKVVTSFEIKEDNIFVHNNEFAEAGLIENLAQTCSSILGQSFFENPEADTKVIGFITNIKKIEIFALPKVNDKIISKASLISQFENICHIFCETFNNDELLIRAEINLFIQEVKS